One genomic region from Salvelinus fontinalis isolate EN_2023a chromosome 18, ASM2944872v1, whole genome shotgun sequence encodes:
- the LOC129814896 gene encoding adenosine receptor A1-like, producing MMSGGEVVYTVLEVLIAIACCLGNVLVIWAVWSSSALRQPIFCFMVSLAVADFLVGSVAMPLAVLVDGRVQTSFNVCLFISCVVIMLTVASVLSLLAIAVDRYLRVFIPLRYKKTVTERRSWVVVATCWFVAFILSFPPMFGWYNRETLSHSENSTTITCHFLAVIPMSYIVYFNFFLCILTPLIVMAVLYMYIFCTIWRNLREKAGHGAQSHTYFRKERSLAQSLALVLVLFAFCWLPLHIMNCAAYFGSPSDIPHTAFYVGILLSHANSAVNPVVYAFKIRRIQVAYLRIWRRFFVCRDDNQGSQSNRSTEHNLSSNPNNVSKG from the exons ATgatgtctggaggagaggtggtATACACAGTGCTGGAGGTGCTGATTGCCATTGCCTGCTGCCTGGGAAATGTGCTAGTTATCTGGGCAGTGTGGTCAAGCAGTGCTCTGCGGCAGCCCATCTTCTGCTTTATGGTTTCTCTGGCTGTGGCTGACTTCCTCGTAGGGTCTGTGGCCATGCCGCTGGCTGTACTGGTGGATGGACGGGTGCAGACCTCGTTCAATGTCTGTCTCTTCATTAGCTGCGTGGTCATCATGTTGACAGTGGCCTCAGTCTTGTCTCTGCTAGCCATTGCTGTGGACCGATACCTACGTGTCTTCATCCCTCTCAG GTACAAAAAGACGGTAACAGAGAGAAGATCTTGGGTGGTAGTAGCAACATGTTGGTTTGTTGCTTTTATATTGAGCTTCCCTCCCATGTTTGGATGGTACAATCGTGAAACGTTGTCTCACTCAGAGAACTCAACCACAATCACCTGCCATTTCCTGGCTGTGATCCCCATGTCATACATCGTTTACTTCAATTTCTTCCTCTGCATCCTCACCCCGTTAATTGTCATGGCTGTCCTGTACATGTACATCTTCTGTACCATCTGGAGGAACCTGAGGGAGAAAGCAGGGCACGGGGCCCAGTCCCACACCTACTTCAGGAAGGAGAGGAGCCTGGCCCAATCCCTGGCTCTGGTCCTAGTGCTGTTTGCCTTCTGCTGGCTCCCTCTACACATTATGAACTGTGCTGCCTACTTTGGCAGCCCGTCAGACATACCCCACACAGCCTTCTATGTGGGCATCCTCCTTTCCCACGCCAATTCAGCGGTCAACCCAGTCGTCTATGCCTTCAAGATCCGCAGGATCCAGGTAGCGTACCTGAGGATCTGGAGGAGGTTCTTTGTGTGTCGCGATGACAACCAGGGCTCTCAGAGCAATCGTTCCACTGAGCACAACCTCAGCAGCAACCCTAACAATGTGAGCAAAGGATAG